Within the Cupriavidus malaysiensis genome, the region GGCGGGCCAGAGATCGGGCTGGAGCCGTTCCTTCTTGCGGTCCTGCAGGGCCGAGCCGACCAGCGCGAGGAGGATGATGGCCGCCGCCACGATGATGTTCTTGGCCACCGGGAACACCGCGATGTGGCACAGCCCCCACAGGGCGAACGACCACATCATCGGGTGGCGCGTCACCGCGAACACGCCGTGCGCCGTCTCCGGGAACGGGCCGGGCCGGCCGCCGGTGGGAAGCGCCGGATTGCGGATCAGCGAACCCATCAGCAGGACCGCGGCGATCAGCATGAGCACGCTCGCCAGCGCCCAGAGTCCGCTTCCGACCGGCCATAGCGGTGCCGTCAGGGGCGCGCGCCGGTAGGCCACGATCATCCAGCCGAGCGTCCCGGCGGCCACCAGCGAATAGACGCCCTGGAATCCGGCTTCGCCGATGGCGCCGACCAGGCTCTTGCGCAGCGGATGGGACAGGAGAAAGTGGCTGCCCACGAAGGCGACTGCCGCCGCCACGACTGCGCTGGTGCTTTCCATCGGCCCGGCTCCTCTATTCCAATCGTCGGTTGACCGTACTGCCCCCGATGCGCGACGCAGGGGGCTTCATCCGGATACGCGGCCTGCGCAGTCCAAGCCGCCATACGGCGGCCGGGGCTTTGGCCGGCTTCGATATCCAGTACGGAAGATTACTGCCTGCGTGCCGCCAAAGCCAACGGGACGATATCCCGGTGCCTCTTGTTTTTGCCCCTTATCTGCCGTGACGGGCCAGGCGGAATTCGTCCCGGCGAGGTGCATCCTCCGGATGGCGTTACGGTGCTCCTGGCTGCAATCTTGGCGGGTTCCCGTCTCGATCGCCAACGCGATCCAGATGCTCCACGTGATCCTGTGGGATGTGCTGCAGGCGTCAAGGTCCCTGCGGCGGCAGCACCTGGCCGCGGATCTCGCCGGCCGGATGCGC harbors:
- a CDS encoding NnrU family protein, encoding MESTSAVVAAAVAFVGSHFLLSHPLRKSLVGAIGEAGFQGVYSLVAAGTLGWMIVAYRRAPLTAPLWPVGSGLWALASVLMLIAAVLLMGSLIRNPALPTGGRPGPFPETAHGVFAVTRHPMMWSFALWGLCHIAVFPVAKNIIVAAAIILLALVGSALQDRKKERLQPDLWPAWESKTSYLPFAAIAAGRARLGGFGLHALLGGLVVWLAASWAHLPLAGTAAGIWRWL